The Altererythrobacter sp. CAU 1644 genome has a window encoding:
- a CDS encoding phosphoribosyltransferase: MVEKTYLTADQLLEDSWRLARKIIDSGFRPTHIVGIWRGGAPVGIAVQELLDYNDIECDHIAIRTSSYTGIDEQREVKVYALGYLIDTLNPEDRLLIIDDVFDSGRSIEAFLRELGQRCRNNMPRTIKIATTYYKPSRNCTELEPDYYVHETEDWLVFPHEICGLTEEEIRASKPSSDLILGPE; encoded by the coding sequence ATGGTTGAGAAGACCTACCTCACCGCCGACCAGCTGCTTGAGGATTCCTGGCGGCTGGCGCGAAAAATCATCGATTCCGGTTTTCGTCCGACGCATATCGTGGGGATCTGGCGCGGCGGGGCGCCGGTCGGCATCGCGGTGCAGGAACTGCTCGATTACAACGATATCGAATGCGACCACATCGCCATCCGTACGTCTAGCTACACCGGGATCGACGAGCAGCGCGAGGTCAAGGTCTATGCGCTCGGCTATCTGATCGACACGCTCAATCCCGAAGATCGCCTGCTGATCATCGACGACGTGTTTGATTCAGGCCGCTCGATCGAGGCCTTCCTGCGCGAGCTCGGCCAGCGGTGCCGCAACAACATGCCGCGCACGATCAAGATCGCCACGACCTATTACAAGCCGAGCCGCAATTGCACCGAGCTTGAGCCCGATTACTACGTCCATGAAACGGAGGACTGGCTGGTCTTCCCGCACGAGATCTGCGGACTGACCGAGGAGGAAATCCGCGCCAGCAAACCCAGCTCGGACCTGATCCTCGGCCCCGAATAG
- the soxR gene encoding redox-sensitive transcriptional activator SoxR yields MKANDLLTIGELARRTGLSVSAIRYYEDKGLVEPFRTGGNQRRFFRSDIRRLSFILIAQRLGLALAEIEEELRGLPQGRTPNARDWQRISVGIKRRIDQQIASLEKVREDLDGCIGCGCLSLKKCALYNAADKWAEKGAGPRVLLP; encoded by the coding sequence ATGAAAGCGAACGACCTGCTCACGATCGGTGAACTCGCCCGCCGGACCGGCCTCAGTGTCTCGGCAATCCGCTATTACGAGGACAAGGGATTGGTCGAGCCGTTCCGCACCGGCGGCAATCAGCGACGCTTCTTCCGCAGCGATATTCGCCGCCTCAGCTTTATCCTGATCGCGCAGCGGCTGGGCCTGGCATTGGCGGAGATAGAGGAAGAGCTTCGTGGGCTTCCGCAGGGGCGCACGCCCAATGCGCGAGACTGGCAGAGGATCAGCGTGGGGATAAAGCGCCGGATCGACCAGCAGATCGCATCGCTAGAAAAGGTGCGGGAGGATCTCGATGGCTGCATCGGCTGCGGTTGCCTCAGCCTCAAGAAGTGCGCGCTCTACAACGCCGCCGACAAATGGGCGGAGAAGGGGGCTGGGCCGCGCGTCCTGCTGCCCTGA
- a CDS encoding lysine--tRNA ligase, whose protein sequence is MSMQDLISAARVNKAWPFQEAQRLLKRYPDGKPGGAPILFETGYGPSGLPHIGTFQEVLRTTLVRRAYEAIIGAKPEDGKTRLVAFSDDMDGLRKVPDNIPNAHILQENLNKPLSRIPDPFEKGHESFAAHNNAMLRDFLDRFGFDYEFIASSDMYNSGHFDDALRQVLRKNQDILDIMLPTLREERRQTYSPVLPISPTTGSVLQVPIEVVDAEAGTIRFTDEDGSVVEQSALGGMSKLQWKVDWAMRWYALGVDYEMSGKDLTDSVTQSSKIVRALGSPPPVTFIYELFLDANGEKISKSKGNGFTIDEWLTYGSEESMGLYIFREPKSAKQLHAGIVPRAVDEYWQFRAALAEQPLDKQLGNPVWHLLRANGGFEGSEAPGAGDTLPVTYGLLLNLVGVLGAEADRESVWSYLGNYVEDADPAKHPELDALVDNALAYNRDFVAPTLSKRAPSTNEREALKALDCALSVMAPDMPAEDIQTIVYEIGKREEFGFGSLRDWFKALYETLLGSEQGPRMGSFIALYGIENSRKLIAEAIDRK, encoded by the coding sequence ATGAGCATGCAAGACCTGATCTCCGCCGCACGCGTCAACAAGGCCTGGCCCTTTCAGGAGGCCCAGCGGCTGCTCAAACGCTACCCCGATGGCAAGCCGGGCGGCGCCCCGATCCTGTTCGAAACCGGATACGGCCCATCGGGCCTGCCGCATATCGGCACGTTCCAGGAAGTGCTGCGCACCACGCTGGTCCGCCGCGCCTACGAAGCGATCATCGGTGCCAAGCCCGAGGACGGCAAGACGCGCCTCGTCGCCTTTTCCGACGATATGGATGGGCTGCGCAAGGTCCCGGACAATATCCCCAACGCGCACATCCTGCAGGAGAACCTCAACAAGCCGCTGTCACGGATTCCCGACCCGTTTGAAAAGGGTCACGAGAGCTTTGCCGCGCACAACAACGCGATGCTGCGCGACTTCCTCGACCGGTTCGGCTTCGATTACGAGTTCATCGCTTCGAGCGACATGTACAACTCGGGCCATTTCGACGATGCGCTGCGCCAGGTCCTGCGCAAGAACCAGGACATCCTCGACATCATGTTGCCGACGCTGCGCGAGGAGCGCCGGCAGACCTATTCGCCGGTCCTGCCGATCTCGCCCACGACCGGCTCCGTGTTGCAGGTGCCCATCGAGGTTGTCGATGCCGAAGCGGGGACGATCCGCTTCACGGACGAGGACGGCAGCGTCGTCGAACAAAGCGCGCTCGGCGGCATGTCCAAGCTGCAGTGGAAGGTCGACTGGGCGATGCGCTGGTACGCGCTTGGTGTCGACTACGAGATGAGCGGCAAGGACCTGACCGATAGCGTCACGCAATCTAGCAAGATCGTCCGTGCACTCGGAAGCCCGCCGCCGGTGACCTTTATCTACGAGTTGTTCCTCGACGCCAATGGCGAGAAGATCTCCAAGTCGAAGGGCAATGGCTTCACCATTGACGAATGGCTGACCTATGGCTCGGAAGAGAGCATGGGGCTCTATATCTTCCGCGAACCAAAGAGCGCCAAGCAGCTCCATGCCGGGATCGTGCCCCGCGCGGTCGACGAGTATTGGCAGTTCCGCGCTGCCTTGGCTGAACAGCCGCTCGACAAGCAATTGGGCAATCCGGTGTGGCACCTGTTGCGCGCCAATGGCGGGTTCGAAGGATCGGAAGCACCGGGCGCCGGCGACACACTGCCGGTCACTTACGGCTTGTTGCTCAATCTGGTCGGCGTGCTGGGAGCCGAGGCGGATCGCGAATCCGTGTGGTCCTATCTCGGCAATTATGTCGAGGACGCTGATCCGGCCAAGCACCCCGAACTCGACGCGCTGGTTGACAATGCGCTAGCCTACAACCGCGATTTCGTCGCCCCGACGCTCAGCAAGCGTGCGCCGAGTACGAATGAGCGCGAGGCGCTCAAGGCGCTCGATTGCGCGCTCTCGGTCATGGCGCCCGACATGCCTGCCGAAGACATCCAGACCATCGTCTACGAAATCGGCAAGCGCGAGGAGTTCGGTTTCGGCTCGCTGCGCGACTGGTTCAAGGCGCTCTATGAAACGCTGCTGGGCAGCGAGCAGGGGCCCCGGATGGGCAGCTTCATCGCGCTCTACGGGATCGAGAACAGCCGCAAGCTCATCGCCGAGGCGATCGACCGCAAATAG
- a CDS encoding Lrp/AsnC family transcriptional regulator, whose product MDKKDRQILRELQRNARLTNAELAERVHLSPSPCLRRVKNLEKAGVIERYVAVVNREAAGYPVTAFVQVTLAKHEGDIVKGFEQRMRDTPEVLACHVMTGNSDYLLEIVVSGLAAYEDFMREVMHKTPGIGTINTSLVYGTVKDTLQLP is encoded by the coding sequence ATGGACAAGAAAGACCGGCAAATCCTGCGCGAGTTGCAGCGCAATGCCAGGCTGACCAATGCCGAGCTGGCGGAGCGGGTTCACCTCTCGCCCAGTCCGTGCCTCAGGCGCGTGAAAAACCTCGAGAAGGCGGGCGTGATCGAGCGATATGTCGCGGTCGTTAACCGGGAGGCCGCAGGTTACCCGGTGACCGCCTTCGTCCAGGTCACGCTGGCGAAGCACGAGGGCGATATCGTCAAGGGCTTCGAACAGCGCATGCGCGATACCCCCGAAGTCCTCGCCTGCCATGTCATGACAGGAAATTCGGATTACCTGCTCGAGATCGTTGTTTCGGGTCTCGCTGCCTATGAGGATTTCATGCGCGAGGTGATGCACAAGACGCCCGGGATCGGCACGATCAACACGAGCCTGGTCTACGGCACGGTCAAGGATACGCTTCAACTTCCCTGA
- a CDS encoding methionine gamma-lyase, translating into MSRTALSGFASRAIHHGYDPAENMGALTPPMHMASTFTFETAEQGGAIFAGEQPGYFYSRIGNPTVDLLEQRMAVLEGAEAAVATASGMGAITAVMWTLLEAGDEIVTDRTLYGCTFAFFRHGLGKFGIKVTHVDLTDHAALEAAMQRGVKVLYFETPANPNMRLVDIAAASEIAHRHGATVVVDNTYATPALTRPVELGADIVVHSATKYLGGHGDLVGGLVAGDAETMQRVRLEGLKDMTGAVMSPFTATLIMRGLKTLKLRMERHSQTAAEVARWLEAQPQVAAVYYPGLESFAQHGLAAKQMALPGGMIAFDLAAGYDQGIRFMNRLGMIHRAVSLGDAETLIQHPASMTHSTYTPEERAEHGIGEGLLRLSIGLEDAEDIFADLEQALAASELAIAA; encoded by the coding sequence ATGAGCCGCACAGCACTTTCCGGTTTCGCATCACGCGCCATCCACCACGGCTACGATCCAGCCGAAAACATGGGCGCGCTCACCCCGCCGATGCACATGGCGTCGACCTTTACGTTCGAGACGGCCGAACAGGGCGGCGCGATCTTCGCCGGCGAACAGCCCGGCTATTTCTATTCGCGCATCGGCAATCCGACCGTCGATCTGCTCGAGCAGCGCATGGCCGTGCTCGAAGGCGCGGAGGCCGCGGTGGCAACCGCCTCGGGGATGGGCGCGATCACCGCGGTCATGTGGACCCTGCTGGAAGCGGGCGACGAGATCGTCACCGACCGGACGCTCTACGGCTGCACCTTCGCCTTCTTCCGCCACGGCCTCGGCAAGTTCGGGATCAAGGTCACCCACGTAGACCTGACCGATCACGCGGCACTGGAAGCCGCCATGCAGCGCGGCGTGAAGGTGCTCTACTTCGAAACCCCGGCCAATCCGAACATGCGCCTGGTCGATATCGCCGCCGCTAGCGAGATCGCGCATCGTCATGGCGCGACCGTCGTGGTCGACAACACCTATGCCACCCCCGCCCTCACCCGCCCGGTCGAACTGGGCGCGGATATCGTTGTTCATTCGGCGACCAAATACCTTGGCGGACACGGCGACCTCGTCGGTGGCCTCGTCGCGGGCGATGCCGAGACGATGCAGCGGGTCCGCCTCGAGGGCCTCAAGGACATGACCGGTGCAGTCATGAGCCCGTTTACCGCTACGCTCATCATGCGCGGGCTGAAGACGCTGAAGCTGCGGATGGAACGCCACAGCCAGACCGCCGCGGAAGTCGCGCGCTGGCTCGAGGCACAGCCGCAGGTCGCTGCCGTCTATTATCCCGGGCTTGAGAGCTTCGCGCAGCATGGGCTGGCCGCGAAACAAATGGCGCTGCCAGGCGGAATGATCGCCTTCGATCTCGCCGCCGGTTACGACCAGGGCATCCGTTTCATGAATCGCCTCGGCATGATCCATCGTGCCGTGTCGCTGGGCGACGCCGAGACGCTGATCCAGCATCCGGCCTCGATGACCCATTCGACCTACACGCCCGAAGAACGCGCCGAACATGGCATCGGTGAAGGCTTGCTGCGCCTGTCGATCGGCCTCGAGGACGCGGAAGACATCTTCGCCGATCTCGAGCAGGCGCTGGCCGCGTCGGAACTGGCCATCGCCGCCTGA
- a CDS encoding SixA phosphatase family protein → MKILGLLRHAKSDWDDMSTRDFDRGLNDRGRRGAKLIGDHIREHGVKWDLVVASPAERVRRTVEHAFPGEEPEFDERLYLASSETIFETITDHAGDANTLLVVGHNPGLQEVLFDLVKPENENELFDTASAKFPTATYAVFECDIDDWAQLKKGCGKLVYFARPRDLDPELGPEH, encoded by the coding sequence GTGAAAATTCTCGGTCTCCTGCGCCACGCCAAATCCGATTGGGACGATATGTCGACCCGCGATTTCGATCGCGGGCTCAACGATCGCGGCCGCCGCGGCGCCAAGCTGATCGGCGACCATATCCGCGAGCACGGGGTGAAATGGGATCTTGTGGTTGCGAGCCCTGCGGAACGCGTGCGGCGCACCGTCGAACATGCATTCCCCGGCGAGGAACCCGAATTCGACGAACGGCTCTATCTCGCGAGTTCCGAAACGATCTTCGAAACGATCACCGATCACGCGGGCGACGCGAACACCTTGCTGGTTGTCGGGCACAACCCCGGGCTGCAGGAAGTGTTGTTCGACCTCGTCAAGCCGGAGAACGAGAACGAGCTGTTTGACACGGCGTCAGCGAAGTTTCCGACCGCGACCTACGCGGTGTTCGAATGCGATATCGACGATTGGGCGCAGTTGAAGAAAGGCTGCGGCAAGCTGGTATATTTCGCCCGTCCGCGCGACCTCGACCCCGAGCTGGGTCCGGAACACTAG
- a CDS encoding VOC family protein, with protein sequence MPHGNIEHVNITVTDPDRSLHLFEKLLGWKERWRGPSMLGGRTIHVGDEDNYLAIYTNDEVKGGFSKSVPLNHVGLQVDDLDAAEQVVLAAGLKTFSHSDYDPGPRSFYFFDWDGIEFEVVSYE encoded by the coding sequence ATGCCCCACGGCAACATCGAACACGTCAACATCACCGTCACCGATCCCGACCGGAGCCTTCACCTCTTCGAAAAGCTGCTGGGCTGGAAGGAACGCTGGCGCGGTCCGTCCATGCTCGGTGGTCGCACGATCCACGTCGGCGACGAGGACAATTACCTCGCGATCTACACCAATGACGAGGTGAAAGGTGGCTTTTCGAAGAGCGTGCCGCTCAATCATGTCGGCCTGCAGGTCGATGATCTCGACGCTGCTGAACAGGTCGTCCTAGCGGCCGGTCTTAAGACCTTCAGCCACAGCGATTACGATCCGGGCCCGCGCAGCTTCTATTTCTTCGACTGGGACGGGATCGAGTTCGAGGTGGTTAGCTATGAATGA
- a CDS encoding ATP-dependent DNA helicase, which yields MSSPLPLPALHASHSGTWLRPPNGATGAVSKGDAIMAAADTPVLLLNAPLVASRLGYPDLSGLDLLELFAFIHPARFCVPTPRGLAQSLGLDEPEGDEHVPAFLQAAAGALIETCESEDWPEREGAWSSLQSLVRLRWPWAQVISPHIRKPDRAEKWLFSKLPEWEETPERPAPSQVTLPADAVISQLEYLTGEGAERRDGQRSYSQDAAQVFAPRDKRGVPHLLLAQAGTGIGKTLGYLAPASLWSAASQGTVWVSTFTKNLQRQLRQESRRAWPKERPDGSPPVVVRKGRENYLCLLNLEDALQGGFAGRPAILAQLVARWAAFSQDGDMIGGDLPGWLGTLFRKRGIAALTDQRGECVYAGCPHYRKCFIERAARASAQADLVIANHALVMVNAARGRDHAQRPTRIIFDEGHHVFEAADSIFAAALTGQEAIELRRWIVGPEKNSRGRRRGLAARLADVASYDEEGGLAVEDAVEAAHKLPSDGWLQRLNEGEPYGPIEALLAQVRATTYARDESGGQEAGYGIETEASGLPGELIEAAGEAAEALAAIRKPLMKLGTRLEAVLTDAPDWLDAQGRARIEGARHSLSWRLDLIGAWEALLDRLGGPADPEFVDWLSVERGDAREFDVGIHRRWLDPMKPFAKVVLEPSHGVMLTSATLIDRSSEGDPWDAAIARSGAEHIDSQPLLSASQSPFDYAQRAEVLIVTDIRKGDLPALAGAYARLIEASDGGVLGLFTAIRRMRAVHGRIADRLARAGLPLYAQHVDPIDTGTLVDIFRDDPRASLLGTDALRDGVDVPGHSLRCVVMEQVPWPRPDILHKARRAANGGSAYDDRIIRARLAQAFGRLIRSGEDSGHFVVLSPAFPSRLLSAFPDGTPVIRLTLEEALQRVAAGVSGSGNASRERNEEEGEEQA from the coding sequence GTGAGTTCCCCGCTCCCCCTCCCCGCGCTGCATGCGAGCCATTCGGGCACCTGGCTTCGTCCGCCAAATGGCGCGACCGGCGCGGTGTCGAAAGGCGATGCGATCATGGCGGCAGCAGATACGCCGGTGCTGCTGCTCAACGCGCCGCTGGTGGCTTCGCGGCTGGGCTATCCCGATCTGTCGGGCCTCGACCTGCTCGAACTGTTCGCCTTCATCCATCCGGCGCGCTTCTGCGTGCCGACCCCGCGCGGGCTGGCGCAATCGCTTGGGCTGGACGAGCCCGAGGGCGATGAGCATGTCCCCGCCTTCCTGCAGGCTGCAGCGGGCGCACTGATCGAGACTTGCGAGAGCGAGGATTGGCCGGAACGAGAGGGGGCGTGGTCGTCGCTGCAATCGCTGGTCAGGTTGCGCTGGCCCTGGGCGCAGGTGATCTCGCCCCATATCCGCAAGCCCGACCGGGCAGAGAAATGGCTTTTTTCCAAGCTGCCCGAATGGGAAGAGACGCCCGAACGCCCGGCGCCATCGCAAGTTACCTTGCCCGCCGACGCCGTGATCTCGCAACTGGAATACCTGACCGGCGAAGGGGCGGAGCGCCGCGACGGACAGCGCAGCTATTCGCAGGATGCGGCGCAGGTCTTCGCCCCCCGCGACAAGCGCGGAGTGCCGCATCTGCTGCTGGCGCAGGCGGGTACCGGCATCGGCAAGACGCTGGGCTATCTCGCGCCCGCCTCGCTGTGGTCGGCGGCCAGCCAGGGGACCGTCTGGGTTTCGACCTTCACCAAGAACCTGCAGCGCCAGCTGCGGCAGGAAAGCAGGCGCGCCTGGCCCAAGGAGCGGCCTGATGGCTCGCCGCCCGTGGTGGTACGCAAGGGGCGCGAGAATTACCTCTGCCTGCTCAATCTGGAGGACGCGCTGCAGGGCGGATTCGCGGGCCGGCCGGCAATCCTGGCACAGCTGGTCGCACGCTGGGCAGCATTTTCGCAGGATGGCGACATGATCGGCGGCGATCTGCCCGGCTGGCTCGGCACGCTGTTCCGCAAGCGCGGGATTGCGGCACTGACCGACCAGCGCGGCGAATGCGTTTATGCGGGCTGCCCGCATTACCGCAAATGCTTCATCGAGCGCGCTGCACGTGCCTCGGCACAGGCCGACCTCGTCATCGCCAACCATGCGCTGGTGATGGTCAATGCGGCGCGCGGACGGGATCACGCCCAGCGCCCCACGCGGATCATCTTCGACGAGGGCCATCACGTTTTCGAAGCTGCCGATTCAATCTTTGCCGCAGCGCTGACCGGGCAGGAAGCGATCGAGCTGCGCCGCTGGATCGTCGGACCCGAGAAGAACAGCCGCGGCCGGCGGCGTGGGCTCGCCGCGCGACTGGCCGATGTCGCCAGCTATGACGAAGAAGGTGGGCTGGCGGTCGAAGACGCGGTCGAGGCGGCGCACAAGCTCCCTTCGGACGGCTGGCTCCAACGGCTCAACGAAGGCGAACCTTACGGCCCGATCGAGGCCCTGTTGGCGCAGGTCCGCGCCACGACATACGCCCGCGACGAGAGCGGCGGGCAGGAAGCCGGTTACGGCATCGAGACCGAGGCTTCGGGCCTGCCCGGCGAGCTGATCGAGGCGGCTGGGGAAGCCGCCGAAGCGCTGGCCGCGATTCGCAAGCCGCTGATGAAACTTGGCACGCGCCTCGAAGCAGTCCTCACCGACGCGCCCGACTGGCTCGACGCGCAAGGACGAGCAAGGATCGAAGGTGCGCGCCATTCGCTCAGCTGGCGGCTCGACCTGATCGGTGCGTGGGAGGCATTGCTCGACCGGCTCGGTGGACCGGCAGATCCCGAATTCGTCGACTGGCTCTCGGTCGAACGCGGCGACGCGCGCGAATTCGATGTCGGGATTCACCGCCGATGGCTCGACCCGATGAAACCCTTCGCGAAGGTCGTGCTCGAACCCTCGCACGGGGTCATGCTGACCAGCGCTACACTAATCGATCGCAGTTCCGAGGGCGATCCATGGGATGCCGCCATCGCCCGCTCGGGCGCCGAACACATCGATAGCCAGCCCTTGCTTTCCGCATCGCAGAGCCCGTTCGACTATGCGCAGCGCGCCGAGGTGCTGATCGTAACCGACATCCGCAAGGGCGACCTTCCCGCGCTCGCAGGTGCCTATGCCCGACTGATCGAGGCGTCGGATGGCGGTGTGCTGGGCCTGTTTACTGCAATCCGGCGGATGCGCGCCGTCCACGGCAGGATCGCCGACCGCCTCGCCCGCGCCGGCCTGCCGCTTTACGCGCAGCATGTCGACCCGATCGATACCGGTACGCTGGTGGACATCTTTCGCGACGATCCGCGTGCATCGCTGCTCGGTACAGATGCGCTGCGCGATGGTGTCGACGTCCCCGGCCATTCGCTCCGCTGCGTGGTGATGGAACAGGTCCCGTGGCCGCGCCCCGACATCCTGCACAAGGCGCGCCGCGCCGCCAATGGCGGCAGCGCCTATGACGATCGCATTATCCGGGCGCGATTGGCGCAGGCATTCGGCCGCCTGATCCGATCGGGCGAGGACTCGGGCCACTTCGTCGTGCTGTCCCCCGCCTTCCCCAGCCGCCTCCTATCCGCCTTCCCCGATGGCACGCCTGTCATCAGGTTGACGCTTGAGGAAGCTTTACAACGGGTGGCTGCTGGTGTTTCGGGGTCAGGTAACGCAAGTCGCGAGCGCAACGAAGAAGAAGGTGAGGAACAAGCCTGA
- a CDS encoding metal-dependent hydrolase family protein, with protein sequence MRYAAFAAPLAIAIGALAALPAAAETIYVTGDRMLDVESGRYVTAPLIAIDDGKVVSVTPNGSAPDGAEVIDLAGHTILPGLIDMHVHLDGRPEYGGYSGLQFTDKFWTVLGVVNAQKMLGAGFTTVRNVGDDGYNVVGLDQAIGAGWLQGPRIVTANHSIGATGGHCDNTFLPPSINEPSPAVGDSPAELRKRVREQRKFGAEVIKACATGGVFSRNTAPGIQQLSLEELTAIADEAHFWGLKAAAHAHGADGIKAAIRAGFDTIEHASYADDEAIKLAKERGTFFSMDIYNTEYTLSQGEANGVLPENIAKERALGQIQRDNFRKAHKAGVKMVFASDAGVMPHENVGGQFRVMVEYGMTPLQSIQAATVNAADALGQAGQVGVVKPGAWADIIAVDGDPLADVGELADVDWVMKGGEVFKAD encoded by the coding sequence ATGCGATACGCCGCCTTCGCCGCCCCCCTTGCCATCGCGATAGGAGCCCTGGCGGCTTTGCCCGCCGCAGCGGAGACGATCTACGTGACCGGCGACCGCATGCTCGATGTCGAGAGCGGTCGCTATGTCACCGCACCGCTGATCGCGATCGATGATGGCAAAGTGGTGAGCGTCACGCCCAATGGCAGCGCTCCCGATGGCGCGGAGGTGATCGATCTCGCCGGCCATACGATCCTGCCCGGCCTGATCGACATGCATGTCCATCTCGACGGGCGCCCCGAGTATGGCGGCTATTCCGGTCTCCAGTTTACCGACAAGTTCTGGACGGTCCTTGGGGTGGTCAACGCGCAAAAGATGCTCGGCGCGGGCTTCACCACTGTGCGCAACGTCGGCGATGATGGCTACAATGTCGTCGGGCTCGACCAGGCGATCGGCGCCGGCTGGTTGCAAGGGCCGCGCATCGTGACGGCAAACCATTCGATCGGCGCCACCGGCGGCCATTGCGACAACACCTTCTTGCCGCCCAGCATCAACGAACCCAGCCCCGCAGTGGGGGATAGCCCCGCCGAGCTACGCAAGCGCGTGCGCGAACAGCGCAAGTTCGGGGCGGAAGTGATCAAGGCCTGTGCAACCGGCGGCGTCTTCAGCCGCAATACCGCGCCCGGAATCCAGCAATTGTCGTTGGAAGAGCTGACCGCGATTGCCGATGAAGCCCATTTCTGGGGCTTGAAGGCGGCCGCCCATGCCCACGGTGCCGATGGTATCAAGGCCGCCATCCGCGCCGGCTTCGATACGATCGAACATGCCAGCTATGCTGACGACGAGGCGATCAAGCTCGCCAAGGAACGCGGCACGTTTTTCTCGATGGATATCTACAACACCGAATACACCCTCAGCCAGGGTGAGGCGAACGGCGTCCTGCCCGAAAATATCGCCAAGGAACGTGCGCTGGGCCAGATCCAGCGCGACAATTTCCGCAAGGCGCACAAGGCCGGGGTCAAGATGGTCTTCGCCAGCGACGCCGGGGTGATGCCGCACGAGAATGTCGGCGGCCAGTTCCGGGTCATGGTTGAATATGGGATGACGCCGCTGCAGTCGATCCAGGCCGCGACCGTCAATGCCGCCGATGCCCTAGGCCAGGCTGGTCAGGTCGGTGTCGTCAAGCCCGGTGCCTGGGCCGATATTATCGCGGTCGACGGCGATCCCCTTGCCGATGTCGGCGAGCTGGCCGATGTCGACTGGGTCATGAAGGGCGGCGAAGTGTTCAAGGCGGACTGA
- a CDS encoding adenosine deaminase yields the protein MPNPDRDALIARLPKAELHLHIEGSLEPEMLFALAARNGVEIPFASAEEVRAAYSFSNLQDFLDIYYQGMSVLLHEQDFYDLTWAYLERAKADNVRHVEIFFDPQGHTERGVAFETVLDGIERALKDGEARLGITYRLIMCFLRHLSEEEAFATLEQARPHLDRIHGVGLDSSEVGHPPSKFERVFAKARELGLHVTAHAGEEGPPEYVHEALDLLKVERLDHGNRALEDDALVERLVREGTTFTVCPLSNLRLCVIDRIEDSPVKRMLELGLKATVNADDPSYFGGYINDNYRAVAEGLDLSAEQIVELAENSFTGSFLPPDEQAAHLAAIREVAHG from the coding sequence ATGCCGAATCCAGACCGCGACGCGCTGATCGCCCGCCTGCCGAAGGCCGAGCTCCACCTGCATATCGAGGGCTCGCTCGAGCCGGAGATGCTGTTCGCGCTGGCCGCGCGCAACGGGGTCGAGATTCCCTTCGCCAGCGCGGAAGAAGTCCGTGCGGCCTATTCCTTCTCAAACCTGCAGGATTTCCTCGACATTTACTACCAGGGCATGTCCGTGCTGCTGCACGAGCAGGATTTCTACGACCTGACCTGGGCCTATCTCGAGCGCGCCAAGGCGGACAATGTCCGCCACGTCGAGATCTTTTTCGATCCGCAGGGGCACACCGAACGCGGGGTCGCATTCGAGACGGTGCTCGACGGTATCGAGCGCGCGTTGAAAGATGGCGAGGCCAGGCTCGGGATCACGTACCGGCTGATCATGTGCTTCCTTCGGCATCTGTCGGAGGAAGAAGCCTTTGCGACGCTCGAACAGGCCCGGCCCCACCTCGACCGGATCCACGGGGTCGGCCTCGATTCGTCCGAAGTTGGCCACCCACCTTCGAAGTTCGAGCGGGTATTCGCCAAGGCGCGCGAGCTGGGGCTGCACGTCACCGCACATGCCGGGGAAGAGGGGCCGCCTGAATATGTCCACGAAGCGCTCGACCTTCTGAAGGTCGAGCGGCTCGATCACGGCAACCGTGCGCTGGAGGATGACGCGCTGGTCGAACGGCTGGTGCGAGAGGGCACGACCTTTACCGTGTGTCCGCTTTCCAATTTGCGGCTCTGCGTGATCGACCGGATCGAGGACAGCCCGGTCAAGCGCATGCTCGAACTGGGGCTCAAGGCGACGGTCAATGCCGACGATCCATCCTATTTCGGCGGTTACATCAACGACAACTACCGGGCGGTTGCCGAGGGTCTCGACCTGTCGGCGGAGCAGATTGTCGAACTGGCCGAGAACAGTTTCACCGGCTCTTTCCTGCCACCTGACGAACAGGCTGCGCATCTCGCTGCGATCCGCGAGGTGGCACATGGTTGA